One stretch of Eretmochelys imbricata isolate rEreImb1 chromosome 1, rEreImb1.hap1, whole genome shotgun sequence DNA includes these proteins:
- the LOC144259002 gene encoding claudin-34-like, which yields MTSLVSTSHLQLAAFAFGTVGWILCTISMGLVEWRVWHVDNTTIISSGIAWVGIWKVCFISYLHVSSDLKEQICHKMNDYETSIPKAIFVAQGLLLIAMVVGALGMASTIFALRSIYMGILYKTQIIRFFLVAGFLYLAAGLCVLIPVSWNFYSVVHNQTISFPTSFYMPSSPVAQEVGAAIPLGIISVILLLMSATFSFSYKFPVTPNAGV from the coding sequence ATGACCTCCCTAGTCAGCACTTCTCATCTCCAACTAGCTGCTTTTGCTTTTGGTACAGTAGGCTGGATCTTATGCACCATTTCAATGGGGCTTGTGGAATGGAGAGTATGGCatgtggacaacaccaccatcaTCTCCTCTGGCATTGCATGGGTGGGAATATGGAAAGTTTGCTTCATCAGTTATCTTCACGTCTCCTCTGACCTTAAAGAACAGATCTGTCATAAAATGAATGACTATGAGACCTCCATCCCCAAAGCAATTTTTGTTGCTCAGGGCCTCCTGCTGATTGCCATGGTTGTCGGTGCGCTGGGAATGGCTTCCACTATATTTGCTCTGAGGAGTATTTATATGGGAATACTTTACAAAACTCAGATCATCCGTTTTTTTCTAGTGGCTGGATTCTTGTACCTAGCTGCAGGTCTTTGTGTCTTAATTCCAGTGAGCTGGAATTTCTATTCTGTAGTGCACAACCAAACAATCTCCTTTCCCACTTCTTTCTACATGCCCTCCAGCCCAGTGGCTCAAGAAGTTGGTGCTGCTATTCCTCTTGGGATCATCTCTGTCATCCTACTGCTGATGAGTGCGACTTTCTCTTTTTCTTACAAATTTCCTGTCACCCCAAATGCTGGGGTGTAG